Proteins found in one Paenibacillus dendritiformis genomic segment:
- a CDS encoding DUF4180 domain-containing protein: MNYKIVENGTKKYIELISGPTPLSTEQDAVDLVALCREHDLDFLMLHGEALSEDFFNLRTGVAGRMMQKFITYSVKTAVVIPDPSVNKGRFKEMVTESNRSNQFGVFASREDAESWLIQSLS, from the coding sequence ATGAACTATAAAATTGTGGAGAACGGAACGAAAAAGTATATCGAATTGATCTCTGGCCCAACCCCGCTAAGCACAGAGCAGGATGCCGTGGATCTGGTTGCGTTGTGCAGAGAACATGATCTCGATTTTCTGATGCTGCATGGGGAGGCGCTGTCGGAGGACTTTTTCAACCTGAGAACAGGCGTAGCGGGAAGAATGATGCAAAAATTTATCACCTACAGTGTTAAGACGGCCGTCGTCATTCCCGATCCATCGGTGAATAAAGGCAGGTTTAAGGAAATGGTCACCGAATCCAATCGCAGCAACCAGTTTGGGGTTTTTGCATCCAGAGAAGACGCGGAAAGCTGGCTTATTCAATCACTCTCTTAG
- a CDS encoding VanZ family protein, producing the protein MNYLLDFILLAFIYVLFFYRKWSKKSKKHLILNSIIYVYIIMVLFVTLMPFTLPFGGTNNLFMETANFIPFRDLMANYSGAARELLLNVMMMMPFGFLYPISKKKGVLSTVALTFLFSLIIESSQLLSAWWGGLHSRTFDVTDLITNTIGGLLGYLIFIVLRPAVQKILKE; encoded by the coding sequence ATGAACTATCTTCTTGATTTTATTTTGTTAGCATTCATTTATGTTTTGTTTTTTTATAGGAAATGGAGTAAAAAATCAAAAAAGCATTTAATCCTGAATTCAATAATATACGTTTATATTATAATGGTCTTATTTGTTACGTTAATGCCATTCACCTTACCCTTTGGCGGAACGAATAATTTGTTTATGGAAACGGCGAATTTTATTCCTTTTAGAGATTTAATGGCAAATTACAGTGGGGCGGCTAGAGAACTTCTTTTAAATGTAATGATGATGATGCCATTTGGATTTCTATATCCCATCTCTAAGAAAAAAGGTGTTCTCAGTACGGTTGCATTGACTTTTCTTTTTAGCTTAATCATTGAATCTTCTCAGTTACTAAGTGCGTGGTGGGGAGGCTTACATTCAAGAACTTTTGATGTGACTGATTTGATTACAAACACAATTGGAGGTTTACTAGGCTATCTTATTTTTATAGTATTAAGACCAGCGGTCCAAAAAATATTAAAAGAATAA
- a CDS encoding helix-turn-helix domain-containing protein — translation MAQLLSIGEIIQCYRRNRGMTQTQLSELTGIHKGTISKIENGDVKRPKYKTIRPLAETLQIPLETWVELHITVDKRADTLLFVLQDVIQHSGTADFRGVSLFLLS, via the coding sequence ATGGCACAACTACTGTCCATTGGGGAGATAATACAATGCTACAGACGCAATAGAGGCATGACGCAAACACAATTGTCAGAGCTGACAGGCATACATAAAGGGACCATCTCCAAAATTGAAAACGGTGACGTGAAAAGACCAAAATATAAGACCATCCGTCCGCTTGCAGAAACATTGCAGATCCCGCTAGAGACTTGGGTCGAACTGCACATCACCGTGGATAAGAGGGCGGACACCCTCCTCTTCGTGTTGCAGGACGTGATTCAGCATTCGGGTACTGCCGATTTTCGGGGGGTGAGTCTTTTTTTGCTTTCTTAG
- a CDS encoding cyclase family protein → MTHELIQALQRLKEKEWVDLTHTFGPDSPHFSAFADAQFTTLFNHDDRFFAQSFTFPGQYGTHLDAPIHFVRNTRYLEELDLKELVLPLVVIDKSKEAKANHDYTLSVEDILQFEAEHGTIEAGSFVALRTDWSKRWPDKDAFNNKDADGNNHAPGWSLAALQFLFQERKIKAIGHETFDTDASVDYQKNGALLAEYYVLEQDAYQVELMKNLDKVPATGAIIFNIVPKPEKASGFPVRSFAILP, encoded by the coding sequence ATGACACACGAGTTAATCCAAGCGTTGCAGCGATTAAAAGAAAAGGAATGGGTTGATCTGACGCATACGTTCGGTCCGGACTCGCCTCATTTTTCCGCTTTTGCCGATGCCCAGTTCACGACCTTATTCAACCATGATGACAGATTTTTTGCGCAGAGCTTTACCTTCCCCGGACAGTACGGAACGCATTTGGATGCTCCCATTCATTTTGTTCGGAATACTCGTTATTTGGAAGAGCTGGATTTGAAGGAATTGGTCCTGCCTCTGGTCGTTATCGACAAGTCCAAAGAAGCGAAAGCGAACCATGACTATACGCTCAGCGTAGAAGACATTTTGCAATTTGAAGCGGAGCACGGCACCATCGAGGCAGGCTCCTTCGTCGCGCTGCGAACCGATTGGAGCAAGCGCTGGCCGGATAAAGACGCCTTCAATAACAAAGATGCGGATGGCAACAACCATGCACCGGGCTGGTCGCTGGCCGCGCTTCAATTTTTATTCCAGGAAAGAAAAATCAAAGCAATCGGCCATGAAACGTTCGATACGGACGCGAGCGTGGACTATCAAAAGAATGGCGCCCTGTTAGCCGAGTATTACGTGCTCGAACAAGACGCCTACCAAGTCGAGCTCATGAAGAATCTGGATAAAGTGCCGGCCACAGGCGCCATCATCTTTAACATTGTGCCCAAGCCGGAGAAAGCATCCGGATTTCCGGTGCGGTCCTTCGCCATCTTGCCCTAA
- a CDS encoding aspartyl-phosphate phosphatase Spo0E family protein: protein MKGLSCLLQLVTKVGRKFLESPRDDSHALVERLYDFAGHVENKEIQFALYQLIVDYSRDHGIMPFLARGLLQVYLIERDDFTRLRSVYESGRHIVQYAQFLTLEDRIVMYYKLSIHAFNLFLYRQSIELGHQVLREAAPDNWFYINALGIIRDSYFYIENYEKSEYYSRLYSQYDYPHIKRYSILMTASLNAKKGKTEVAIEQLTSFLKTCNQDDALLALNQLMKIYLRENRLEETEQLLSYPVCPQSISTNNPNIISQLAKYYFHRAEYYITVGDIQKGVSDLLESAWYFSKVNDTDNEKECKNKLENLNDALLAKVKELKQKLIHIASQKGKLTDDEVVQISQQLDIYILELQKYYIKQQEKDIARRSS from the coding sequence TTGAAAGGGCTGTCGTGCTTACTTCAGCTGGTAACTAAAGTTGGCAGAAAATTTTTAGAATCCCCTCGTGACGATAGTCACGCCTTGGTGGAACGGCTTTATGACTTCGCGGGCCACGTTGAAAATAAGGAGATTCAATTCGCTCTATATCAACTCATTGTTGACTATTCGCGCGACCATGGCATCATGCCCTTTCTGGCCAGGGGATTACTTCAGGTGTACCTTATCGAACGGGACGACTTCACCAGGCTCAGATCTGTTTACGAGAGCGGCAGGCATATTGTTCAGTACGCCCAATTTTTAACCCTAGAAGACCGAATCGTTATGTATTACAAACTATCGATTCATGCGTTCAATTTATTTCTGTATCGGCAAAGCATCGAGCTCGGCCACCAAGTTCTTCGAGAGGCAGCTCCAGACAACTGGTTTTACATTAATGCGCTTGGCATAATTCGTGATTCTTACTTCTATATAGAGAACTACGAAAAGTCTGAATATTACTCACGACTCTATTCACAATACGACTATCCTCACATCAAGAGATATTCAATTCTTATGACAGCATCGCTCAACGCAAAAAAGGGAAAGACCGAAGTAGCTATCGAACAGTTGACATCATTTCTGAAAACATGCAATCAGGATGATGCCCTTCTGGCATTGAATCAATTAATGAAAATATATTTGCGGGAAAATCGATTGGAAGAAACGGAACAACTGCTTTCATATCCAGTATGCCCGCAATCTATCAGTACGAACAACCCCAATATCATCTCGCAACTTGCCAAATACTATTTTCATCGAGCCGAATATTACATTACAGTTGGCGACATTCAAAAAGGAGTATCAGATCTGCTAGAAAGTGCATGGTACTTCTCTAAGGTGAATGATACTGACAATGAAAAGGAATGCAAAAACAAATTAGAAAATTTAAATGATGCACTGTTGGCCAAAGTCAAAGAACTTAAACAAAAATTAATCCACATTGCCAGTCAAAAAGGCAAACTTACCGATGACGAAGTTGTTCAGATTAGCCAACAGCTAGATATTTACATACTTGAGCTGCAAAAGTATTATATAAAACAACAAGAAAAGGACATAGCTAGAAGGAGCAGCTAG
- a CDS encoding PadR family transcriptional regulator: MSIKYAILGLLSWKPATGYELKKIFEDSSAMYWSGNNNQIYKSLVQLLNDGLVTNEVKHQESSPSKKIYSITEEGLARLKEWVLEEPEVPELKNTFLIQLAWADQLSDEELHEMLDRYESRINMQLIYQQEKMKRGVQAPNRNERESFLWDKIAENQLSFYQNELKWVQGIRKELDDRTNKWRRERNEL; the protein is encoded by the coding sequence ATGTCAATCAAGTATGCCATACTGGGGCTTCTTAGCTGGAAACCCGCTACAGGATATGAGCTAAAAAAGATTTTTGAAGACTCTTCCGCGATGTATTGGTCCGGCAACAACAATCAGATCTACAAGTCCCTTGTTCAGCTCTTGAATGATGGCTTGGTGACGAACGAGGTTAAGCATCAGGAAAGCTCTCCATCCAAGAAAATTTACAGTATTACCGAGGAAGGGCTGGCGAGATTGAAAGAATGGGTTCTTGAAGAACCCGAAGTTCCCGAGCTCAAGAACACGTTCCTTATTCAATTGGCGTGGGCAGACCAACTGAGCGACGAGGAATTGCATGAAATGCTGGATCGATATGAAAGCAGAATCAACATGCAGCTTATATACCAGCAGGAAAAAATGAAGCGTGGAGTTCAGGCGCCCAATCGAAACGAGCGGGAAAGCTTTTTGTGGGATAAAATTGCCGAAAACCAGCTGTCCTTCTATCAGAACGAACTGAAATGGGTGCAAGGCATTCGCAAGGAACTCGATGACAGAACAAACAAATGGAGGAGAGAACGAAATGAACTATAA